The stretch of DNA aataaaacaacaacaaataaagaCTCTGTGAACTCTTCCCCGTGTCACAACCAGAGCGGAGCTTTCACCAACAACTCGAACACCGAAAAACATAAAACCTgagaacctgaacccccaacggttcagcacaaacacaaaacagagGGTTAGAtaacataatcataatcattgACTAATATATCTAATATCAGACactaaataacataaaatagttGAATAGATTCGATTCAGATAACTCACATGTGTATTAAGTATATTTAGGTATGTAACAGACATACTCAAACATGTATCAGACATATTCATTTATCAATTTGAGGAATACAAACATCCAACAAATAAGGAATACACAAAGACAAGTATCATTTATCAATTGCGAATGCCACATAattcctaatgcattctaatgtcACATAGATATGATGTCGCCTAGACATATctatatgcatgtggtaccaattcaTCATAATCTTGGATAACTTAACCCAAGTGttttagatcatcgtctctagagTGATATATAATGAATGAGCTTTAGTTCCTGTCTATACTGATCACTCAAgggcacttgttagatcacaataAGTGCTTGTGTTGAAGTACTAACCTAGAAGAGATTATACCTTGAACTGGAGAATGTTCTCGAATCATGCTTGAAATAGTATTCAACACTTTTCTCAAGGAGTGGGATATATAATCTTGTTTGCTGCAAAACTTCCCATAATTTCTTTTGATATTTCACACGTTGTTGTATGTTCATTGAGTATCTTTGAGATTCTTTAGTAAAGGCGTGAGTGTACTCATAAtgagaatgattaaaacttttatGCATTGTGCATAGCTCCTTTGTAAAACTCATGAAAAATTATTCTCAAACATTGTCATCTTGAAAAGCTTTGGTAGGATGATACTTTGACGTTAATATATTGcagtagtaaatcctcaaagcatgtaGTACAAAACTCAATGTGATTTTTGTCACACAACATTGATCCTTTTGTAGCTTGTGATTCTTTTGTAACGTCGATCCTTAGTATATTCTTTTGTACCTTGCGATGCACGTTTTTCCATCATGATTCTTCAACTACGATCATCATAATCttccttttatatttaattttcattgTAAAGTGTTGTAATTTTCTAATGATACTCtaattctttcattgtttgagtatataaatgcacttgttgatgtgagcGGCCTCTAGCTCGTTCACTTTTGCTAATATctatttttcaacaaaaactcaagtgcatacatcagtagatcaccattcataaaacttaacatttattccataaggtttgttgtcattaaaacactaaaatgaaTTTTGCCTCAACAAAAGACTTCATTAAGTCTTTCACCGTGTACAAGTTACAAATACTACTATAACGAAAACATGTTCTTACatctataaaattattttacttagAACTAATTCTTCCTTCATATCTCAGCCACCACTCCAACCTtcatatttcttcttcttcttttggttgATCAATTAGAAGGGGGTGATTTAGGATCTactttgatccaaaatcaccccacttgatcatttttttatttctttttatttaaataagtgataatATTCACATATTTTTAGGGTTCGTTCGATTTTTCTTCGAGACTTTTTCATCTGGTGTTGTTTTAAttcgtctttgtgcggtgttttGTTTTATCCCGTCTAAGTACGGTGTTTGTTTGATCCCGTCTTAGTACGATGTTGGTTTATTATTCAAATTTGCAGGTTTGCTTCAATCCAAATCCagtgcagattcaatgactttagCGTCGACAATGTTGCAGATCCGGATGAATGACTATTCCAGACATTTGAATTTTgtcatatcaattgtaggctttgtCATAGACATTAGgcagttttatgctattaactcagATGCTGTGAGCCTgctcgcagattcatccttattagtttttagcgaaattgaatatataatgaTTCTGATTGATGTATTTTCTAtgaatttgaataaataaatgaacGTTGATGTTTTtgagttaaaaaattattttacttgtCTTTTAATATATAATGAATTAAATACATTTTTCGTCCCTAATTAACCGATTGAGCTAGGGCATGGAACGACCATAATCTCTTTCTATGGGCATCATAGAGTAATTGAATTTACTATCCATGTGGTTAATTGAATTTACTATCCATCCATATCTACAGACAATATGGATGGGCAATGATACGAATCATTTAAAAGATTAGTTAAAATGTGCATATCAAACCTTACaggcatttatttatttattttattgctatATATGATTCATTATTGATCCCTATCCAACACCATGTCCTCCACGTCGTCCACGagccatttatttatttattgctaTATATGATTCATTATTGATCCACCACCAACCATACGATCAAACGGCAGAGAGGCGATGAAAATATTATTACTAGCATATTCATTTTCTCATTTAATTCAAGCCATAGAGGCATTAAATTTTGCTATTACGACAAACGAAATCAGACATGGTCCATgtaagcttataaaaataaaaataaaaataaaaataaaaaagtagccGATACGACAAACGAAATCATACATATATGGTCATGTAAGCTTATTAGAAAGGATTTGCATTTTTAAATTTCGTTTCATCTGAAAAAAATAAGggattaaatataataatttcagctatattatgtttgattttaaagttttatttgatatttgacaAACTAGGAGTTAagggataagaaaaaaaactgaCAGTGATTGATTtaaggtctgtttggttcgatCAGGGGTTTTGAAGAGGAGTAGAGGTGagagaatattttatattttatatgtttagtTCATTTTTTTAGGGGAGTGGAGAGGAGCAAAATCCctcataaattcaatttttgtttccCCCAAATTTGGGGGATTTGGAGGAGAGGAGAGGAAAAGTGAGATAagtaattataattttaattacattgGCAAAATTATCCCTAATTTTGTGTTGAAATCCAAAACTATCGTTATTAAAATTTGGGTAAATTATATTTTCGATCACTACttttatagtaattttttgtttttatccctgtaaaataaaatcacttaTTTTCATCTctacaaaaaatttcttttgattttagtcccaaAATGGGCAAAATTTTGTCattcttttgacatttttttaacataatatcaACTTATATAggttttccttcaaaaaaaaaaaatcaacttatataggtttaacatgatatatagacataatataaaccattttgaacataaaatgacataatattaccattaacatgtcaaaattttattcattagggactaaaaacaaaatatttttttttacagggaTGAATacaagtgattttattttaaaaggacaaaaatcaaaattcgctataaaagattaattatcTCTCTTCATTATTCATcctacatattttatttattcagagtaattttttttcttttgtgcagcatcaattattttttgtttattttttatttctattttcattacaacactcttagaattgagtattaggtctaactcaaccttagaattgagtatttgGCAGACGATACTAGTAGATctgattatttttgttttggcgAGATCGTTGCGTTTGACACAACTTACAAGAACAAATACAATTATCCACTGGTTATATTTTCTGGATGCACCACCACTCAGATTGTTATATTCGGTGTTGCATTGGTATCAGATGAAACGACTGAGACATTTAAGTGGCCGTTGATGTGTTTTTTTCGAGtgcatgaaaaataaatatatatccaAAAGTAGTTGTATCAGATGGAGATGAGGCTAGGAGGGAGCCTATAAAACATATTGTTTTTTATGTGATCCATCGGTTGTGTGCTCGATATTTGAACCAGAATGCAGATGAAAATGTAAAGAAGTCACAATTTTTCGAGGgttttaaaaaagtaatgtacttttaacaaaaaaaaaatcaattcattctaaattaatttttatgatCACAAACCAAATACTTCCTTTGTCTATTTGTCTCTaattataagtttatttttgagTGTTAAAAGTATAAATTCGGAGACATGAATATTTTAATCGCTTTGATTTTGTAATATTTGTAAGTATTTTATCCTTTCATGCTACTATCAATTAGAAATTATGCAAGTTTATTAGCAGATTTATCTTTGTGCAATATCGAAAATTATGTTGTTTTTTACATATTACCAATTAAATGAATAAGTaattgtttttataatattaaagaaAAGTCATTTAAGAATAATAATCGATCTCATCGCTataattcataatttttgttttatatttcaCGTTTGGCACGTGGAGCTCAGGTtctgattaaaaaatatatatggtaAAGCGTGTATACTTTATCTTTCATCTATAAATACATTTGCTTTTCTCATAAACCAAAACAAGCTTCTTTTTCAACTACTAAATCAAATATCTAGTGttaatttgtttgataaaaaaaaagttagcaAAAATGTTTGGCATATTTGACAAGGGCCAAAAAATCAAGGGGACTGTGGTGTTGATGCCCAAAAATGTTTTGGACTTCAATGCCATAACATCCATCGGTAAAGGCGGTGTTCTTGACGCCGCCGGAAGTCTCATTGGTGGAGTTACAAGCGTTGTTGGTCAAGTTGTTGACACTGCAACTGCTTTCTTAGGCCGTAATGTCTCTATGCAGTTGATTAGTGCTACCAAGACTGATGGTTTGTTCTCTATCTTCAATTATTCAATTCATTCTTCATCTTTCATGTTCTATATATTTATAGAGACATTCCTGtccaaaaaacatatatatatctatCGAATTGAACTAGTTGCAATCACTTCCTTTATGTAGTCTTACAGTCATCATATTTATAACCATCCGATTAGATCTTGATCggacaatttaaaaaaaattatcttattcttatttaagaattataaaaacttgTGTTGAAATTAATCAGGATCGTCTGATCTTAATCAGACGATCAATAATGTTTAACTACATGACTGCAGTGACGTTTTGACCGCACATAACCTGATCCTATATCTATAGAGACATATTTAAACCATGTactctatgttttttttttctggacAATATATACTCTACAGTATGTTCTTAGAATCATATATCCCCAATTATTCAATATGCTAGCCGGCTATCTGACCCCACCATCGCCTTCATGATATTAAAAATAAGGTTgtgctaaaaaataataattttgtgttGTAAATGataatatttaaacttttaaaaaattaaatgcataaTTTATAAGGTAAAAATTACACTTTGATCCCTTAATATATGTACCTTTAAATACatattagcattttcctaaaaataataatcaaccGTGACAATCATATATTTATCGATCATTAACTAGAAGCAGCTATTGTTATTTTCacttatattaaaacaaaattaataatcatgTAAGTATAATTCAGTTAATAGCTATCAAAAATATTATTGGAGAGATTGGAGTTTGAACCTTAAATTCCTAACTCCTCCGCACTTTAAATGTGGAGTTTAGTCActagacaaaaaagaaaattgataaatgagaaccaaaaataaaaataaaattgagatatTGACcctaaagagaaaaaaaattggccaAGTGGAAATTcacttttaaaatgaataagtggaggGTTCGAAATtcgactatatatatatatatatatatatatatatatatatatatatatatatatatatatatatatatatatatatatatatatatatatgggagagatcaaattacaccggtgtaacatttgagtaatgttacactgctcaataatgcttcaacgaatacaaattttacaaaatccaccgttggattgaaagtttatatcatttagatcatctatgttcaattttacaaaaatctaaaatcgtttgatatgttattgagaccgatcaagattaacgctttatgcgtttttattgaataccgttaagcttgatcaatctcaataacatatcaaatgattttagatttttatagaattgaacatgaatgatctatatgatataaattttcaatccaacggtgaattttgtaaaatttgtattcgttgaagcgttattgagcagtgtaacattactcaaatgttacactgatgtaatttgatctcttccCATATATATAACAATATTCCTACTAACTGAGTTATCTTCACAGTAACAAATTGatagttaatttaatttgtataactTAATTCTTTATCTTCTAAGATACATTTACAAATGTGCGTCTAAATTTAAACTTAAATTTGTCATCACATTTAAAATGTATAAATCTAACCACACAAAAGGAAAACTTGATTCTAAGATATATTTAGAGATAAAAATAATAggtaataatataatattttgggAAAATAAGTGGTGACACGTTAGATTATATAATTGGTGATTGTGATATATTTTCTACTAATTGAACAGAAACAAGTGGAAGATAGAGGATATGcttgttttatttaatttttctagaTGTACTTGAAtttgacaataataatatactACATTATTTACATACAGGTAGGTGTGTCCATTTTTTTAGTGATTATTATTAGATTATTAAATCACGAATCATGTTTATATTTCTTTAATGGAATAATTTTatatgtgtaattttttattttttatttttgtagtaAGTGGAAAGGGTCTAGTTGGAAAGGAAACATTTTTGAGCAAACATCTTCCTCAATTACCAACTTTGGGAGCAAGACAAGATGCATTCAGTATTTTCTTTGAATATGATGCTAATTTTGGAATCCCAGGAGCATTTTACATAAGAAATTACACACAAGCTGAATTTTTCCTTGTTAGTGTGACTCTTGATGACATTCCTAACCGTGGAAGTGTTCAATTTGTTTGTAATTCATGGATTTACAACTTCAAAAGCTACAAAAATGATCGCATCTTTTTCACCAATGATGTAAGCTTTCAAATCTAAATTAAGggttataatatatttatatgattgtAAGAGAATTGAACAAACTAATATACATGTTTgtccaataaaaaattacacattttttattcatgtgaatgagatatataattaaattgaatttattaCAGACTTATCTTCCAAGTCAAACTCCGGCTCCATTAAATCACTATAGAGAAGAAGAGTTGCAAAATTTAAGAGGAGATGGAACAGGAGAACGCAAAGAATGGGATAGGATATATGATTATGATATTTATAATGATTTGGGAAATCCAGATGGTGGTGACAATCTTGTTCGTCCGGTTCTTGGAGGGTCTAGCGACTATCCCTACCCTCGTAGGGTTAGAAGTGGTAGAAAACCAACCAGAAAAGGTTAGTtttatgttttataattttgatgcaTATTTTCCTCAATTATAGATGTTGTCTCGTTTGATATGCCTCATATATTATCGGTCGATTTTTTGttctgataatttttttatggtaattTGATTGGTAACAGATCCTAAGAGTGAGAAACCTGGTGTCATTTATGTTCCAAGAGATGAAAATTTTGGTCATTTGAAGTCATCAGACTTTCTTATGTATGGAATAAAATCATTGTCTCAAGATGTCTTGCCTCTGTTTCAAGCTGTAATTTTCGATCTAAATTTCACGCCGAATGAGTTTGATAGCTTTGATGAAGTGCGCGGACTTTTTGAAGGCGGAATTAAGCTTCCTACTGATATACTTAGCAAAATTAGCCCCCTTCCAGCCCTTAAGGAAATCCTCCGCACTGATGGTGAACAAGTCCTCAAGTTTCCACCACCTCAAGTAATTAGAGGTAATTTATACATCTTAATCAAACCACCTATAGTTATTAGAAACTTATATTATATCGGTATATCATACTAAGAAACAACGTGAAACTCGTGTTTTATGCTGAGCAGTTAGCAAGTCTGCATGGATGACTGATGAAGAATTTGGAAGAGAGATGGTTGCCGGCGTAAATCCTTGTGTGATTCAACTTCTCCAAGTACGTTCGaaatgtattattaatatttgttgATTAAATTATGTATTTTGTTGTCAATAGCCaaacattcatatattttttcgtatcaaattatttttcgaCATGACAGGAGTTTCCACCAAAAAGCACGCTAAATGCCACCGTCTATGGTGATCAAACTAGTACAATAACAAAAGAACACTTAGAGTCCAACCTTGGCGAGCTCACCGTAGAAGCGGTATGATATAAATATGTTTTAGTTAAAAGTCATTGGCTTGTAAAtcaatcaaaactaaaaaatcatGTGATTGAAACTAAATTTGTGGAACAGGCACTTGATGGAAAGagattattcattttaaattacCATGATGCATTCATGCCTTATTTGGAGAGGATAAACTTAAATGCAAAAGCTTATGCTACTAGGACAATCTTGTTCTTGAAAGATGATGGGACTTTGAAGCCAATTGCCATAGAATTAAGTTTGCCACACCCAAATGGTGTCCAATATGGTTCTGAAAGCAAAGTATTCTTGCCTGCAGACGAAGGTGCTGAAAGTATAATTTGGCTATTGGCAAAGGCTCATGTAATTGTAAATGACTCATGCTATCATCAACTTATGAGCCATTGGTATGTATTACCTTTTACAATCGACACGATTTTTGTTTTATACAAAAAGCCTATAAAAAGAATAGGAGTATTGCAGATTCGAACCTGCGTTCCAACATTTAAATATCCATGCAACGTCTTATCCCCTAAGCTGCACTTGTGAAACTATATGACATGATTATTAATATGAAATATTATGGTGTTGTAGGTTGAATACACATGCGGTGGTTGAACCATTCATCATAGCAACAAACAGACATCTTAGTGTGCTTCATCCGATTAATAAACTTTTATATCCTCACTTCCGTGATACAATAAATATCAATGGACTTGCTCGACAAGCTCTAATAAATGCCGGTGGTATTATTGAACAAACATTTTTGCCCGGACCAAATTCCATCGAGATTTCTTCCGCGGTTTACAAGAATTGGGTTTTCACTGATCAAGCATTACCAGCTGATCTTATCAAGAGGTGATTTTCTACGAAGACCGAGATTATCAAATTTTGATGCATTAtgcatataaaatattaatacaaaCTTGTTAATtggtattaataaaaaattgtttgtttaatACAGAGGATTAGCCGTTGAGGACCCTTCTTCCCCCCATGGCCTTCGTCTTGCGATAGAGGACTACCCGTATGCTGTTGATGGATTGGAAATATGGGATGCTATTAAGGCGTGGGTCGAAGACTATGTTTCCTTATATTACCCAACAGATGAAGCAGTGCAAAAAGACACCGAAATTCAAACTTGGTGGAAGGAAGCCGTCGAAAAGGGTCACGGTGACTTGAAAGACAAGCCATGGTGGCCTAAGATGCAATCTGTTCAAGACTTGGTTCAATCTTGCTCCATTATCATATGGACTGCTTCTGCTCTTCACGCAGCTGTTAACTTTGGACAGTATCCTTACGGAGGATATATCCTAAACCGTCCAACACTTAGCAGAAGATT from Trifolium pratense cultivar HEN17-A07 linkage group LG5, ARS_RC_1.1, whole genome shotgun sequence encodes:
- the LOC123885375 gene encoding seed linoleate 9S-lipoxygenase-like, with the protein product MFGIFDKGQKIKGTVVLMPKNVLDFNAITSIGKGGVLDAAGSLIGGVTSVVGQVVDTATAFLGRNVSMQLISATKTDVSGKGLVGKETFLSKHLPQLPTLGARQDAFSIFFEYDANFGIPGAFYIRNYTQAEFFLVSVTLDDIPNRGSVQFVCNSWIYNFKSYKNDRIFFTNDTYLPSQTPAPLNHYREEELQNLRGDGTGERKEWDRIYDYDIYNDLGNPDGGDNLVRPVLGGSSDYPYPRRVRSGRKPTRKDPKSEKPGVIYVPRDENFGHLKSSDFLMYGIKSLSQDVLPLFQAVIFDLNFTPNEFDSFDEVRGLFEGGIKLPTDILSKISPLPALKEILRTDGEQVLKFPPPQVIRVSKSAWMTDEEFGREMVAGVNPCVIQLLQEFPPKSTLNATVYGDQTSTITKEHLESNLGELTVEAALDGKRLFILNYHDAFMPYLERINLNAKAYATRTILFLKDDGTLKPIAIELSLPHPNGVQYGSESKVFLPADEGAESIIWLLAKAHVIVNDSCYHQLMSHWLNTHAVVEPFIIATNRHLSVLHPINKLLYPHFRDTININGLARQALINAGGIIEQTFLPGPNSIEISSAVYKNWVFTDQALPADLIKRGLAVEDPSSPHGLRLAIEDYPYAVDGLEIWDAIKAWVEDYVSLYYPTDEAVQKDTEIQTWWKEAVEKGHGDLKDKPWWPKMQSVQDLVQSCSIIIWTASALHAAVNFGQYPYGGYILNRPTLSRRFIPEKGTPEYDEMVKSPEKAYLRTITPKYQTLVDLSVIEILSRHASDEVYLGERDSKFWTSDSRAIQAFQKFGSKLTEIEGKITKRNNEPSLRNRTGPVQLPYTLLLRSSEEGLTFRGIPNSISI